The following proteins are encoded in a genomic region of Trichocoleus sp.:
- a CDS encoding fatty acid desaturase, whose product MTGVHHPLHRSPEFNQSSDRKGAIAGLLIALLIIGIWATSLIFLCSLDLTQVPAWVIPFAVVWQIFLYTGLFITAHDAMHGAVFPLNPQVNNGVGTLVLLLYGLFSYKKLLRKHWLHHHHPASDLDPDFHDGKHHNPIAWYLYFMKGYWSWTRLIGLMITFHIIHLTLHIPESNLVLFWVLPSILSSVQLFFFGTFLPHREPETGYGSRHRATTYPLPPFWSFLACYHFGYHEEHHEYPHVPWWRLPQVYQERSVSLV is encoded by the coding sequence TTGACAGGAGTTCATCACCCCCTTCACCGATCGCCTGAGTTCAATCAGAGTAGCGACCGCAAAGGCGCAATTGCCGGACTGCTCATTGCCCTCTTGATCATTGGAATTTGGGCAACAAGCCTCATTTTCCTTTGTTCCCTCGATCTCACCCAGGTTCCCGCTTGGGTCATCCCATTTGCAGTGGTATGGCAAATCTTTCTCTACACGGGGTTGTTTATCACAGCTCACGATGCCATGCATGGGGCAGTCTTTCCACTCAATCCCCAGGTTAATAATGGGGTCGGAACGCTTGTCCTTTTGCTATATGGTTTGTTCTCCTACAAAAAGCTGCTTAGAAAACACTGGTTACACCACCATCATCCTGCAAGCGACCTTGATCCCGATTTCCATGACGGCAAGCATCACAACCCGATCGCCTGGTACCTCTATTTCATGAAGGGCTATTGGAGTTGGACACGCTTGATTGGGCTGATGATCACCTTCCATATCATCCATCTGACTCTGCACATTCCTGAGAGCAATCTGGTTCTGTTTTGGGTGCTGCCCTCAATTCTTAGCTCAGTTCAGCTTTTCTTTTTTGGTACTTTTTTACCACATCGAGAGCCTGAAACTGGCTACGGGAGCCGTCATCGAGCAACGACCTATCCCCTTCCCCCATTCTGGTCTTTTCTTGCCTGCTATCACTTTGGCTATCATGAAGAGCATCACGAATATCCGCACGTTCCCTGGTGGAGACTGCCACAGGTTTACCAGGAGCGATCGGTATCACTGGTTTAG
- a CDS encoding chlorophyll a/b-binding protein has protein sequence METSSTTTPPVSKAYNNVDRNAFLLGWNPQAELWNGRLAMIGFLAYLLWDLGGYSVVRDLLHM, from the coding sequence ATGGAAACGAGTTCTACCACTACGCCCCCTGTTTCTAAAGCCTATAATAATGTCGATCGCAACGCGTTTTTGTTGGGCTGGAATCCCCAGGCTGAGCTTTGGAATGGTCGTTTAGCAATGATTGGTTTTCTCGCATATCTACTCTGGGATCTCGGTGGTTACAGTGTAGTTCGTGACCTTCTTCATATGTAA